Sequence from the Amycolatopsis sp. NBC_00345 genome:
GCGACTGCGGCACCCAGCTCGAGCAGGCGATGCGCGCGGTGGCCGGGGAGGGCTGCGGGGCCATCGTCTACCTGCGTGGCCACGAGGGGCGCGGAATCGGGCTGGCGCAGAAGATCCGCGCCTACGCCCTGCAGGAGACCGGCCTCGACACCGTCGACGCCAACGTCGCGTTGGGCCTGCCCGTGGACTCCCGCTCCTATGGTGCCGGCGCCCAGATCCTCGGGGACCTCGGCATCCGCCGGCTGCGCCTCATCACCAACAATCCGGCGAAATACGACGGCCTCAAGGAATACCCACTCGAAATCGTGGGCCGGGTCGCGCTTCACCCCGTCGAGACCCCGCAGAACCACCGCTACCTCCAGACCAAACGCGACCGCATGGGACACGCATTCGGCGCGTTGGCCGGTTCCGACGCCGCTTCAGCAGCCGGCTGATCCCCGGCCGCGTCAGAAAGCGCGGTGGTACTGCTTCGGCCAGGACTGCAGCGGCTCCGCGTCGAGAGCGCGCAGCGCCCAGTAAGGGTCGCGCAGCATCGCGCGGCCGACCAGGACCGCGTCCACCAGTTCCGGGACGGCCTCGTCGAGGTGGTGTGCCTCGGAAATGGCGCCGGACGCCGCCACCGGCACCCCGGCCGCGCGGAAACGCGGGCCGTACCGGGCGTTGTGCAGCGGCTCGGTCAGCCGGCGGGCCTGCGGGATCAGGGCACCGGACGAGAGGTCGATCAGGTCGACGCCCGCCGCGGCCATCCGCGACGCGACGGTAACCATCTCGTCCACCGTCAGGCCGCCGTCGAGCAGGTCTTCGGCGGGCAGCCGGACGAAGACCGGCTTGTCCTCCGGCCAGGCCGCGCGGAGGGCGTCGATCATCTGCAGCGGGAACCGCAAGCGCCGCTCCAGGTCGCCGCCCCATGCGTCGGCGCGGTGGTTGGCGAGCGGCGAGAGGAACTCGTGGAGCAGGTATCCGTTCGCCCCATGCAGTTCGATGGCCTCGTACCCCGCCTGGTGGGCGCCGCGCGCGGCTCGCCCGAGGTCCTCCAGCACCCTCGTGCCGTCCTTTGTGGACATCTCGGTGGGGGTGCCCAGGCCGGCGAACGCGAGGGGGGAGGGCGCGATCGGCTGCCACCCGCCTTCGCTCGGGGGCACCGGGCTCCGGGTGCCGGCGTTGTCCCACGGCACGCCGTGTGAGCTCTTGCGGCCCGCGACCCCCAGCTGGACCGCGGGAATCGAGCCGACAGACCGGATGGCCGACGCGAGCCGCCGGTGCCCGGCCACCTGGTTTTCGGTGTACAGCCCCAGATCCCGCGCCGTGGTGCGCAGATCGGGGGCGACGCCGGTGCATTCGACCACGACCATTCCGGCGCCCCCGGCCGCCCTCGCTCCGTAGTGGGCGAGGTGCCAGTCCGTCGGGGCGCCGGACTCGTCCGCGGAGTACTGGCACATCGGGGAGACCCACACCCGGTTCGGGAGCACCAGCTCCCGGAGCCGGATCGGGGTCCAGGCCGTGGCTGTGTCCTGGGGAGTGCTGGACATCTTCCGGGAAATCCTTTCGCCGAGCCGGGCATTGGCGTACCGTCCTGCAGCACGCCGTACCGCAATACAGTACATCGCCGTGGTCAGGGAGGCAAAGCCGCCATGAAAACCCAGCGCTACACCGGATACCGGTCGTTCTCGTACCTGGAAGCCGGCACGGACTACCCCGAGTTCACCCCGTCCGCCGAGGTGGACCG
This genomic interval carries:
- a CDS encoding oxidoreductase gives rise to the protein MSSTPQDTATAWTPIRLRELVLPNRVWVSPMCQYSADESGAPTDWHLAHYGARAAGGAGMVVVECTGVAPDLRTTARDLGLYTENQVAGHRRLASAIRSVGSIPAVQLGVAGRKSSHGVPWDNAGTRSPVPPSEGGWQPIAPSPLAFAGLGTPTEMSTKDGTRVLEDLGRAARGAHQAGYEAIELHGANGYLLHEFLSPLANHRADAWGGDLERRLRFPLQMIDALRAAWPEDKPVFVRLPAEDLLDGGLTVDEMVTVASRMAAAGVDLIDLSSGALIPQARRLTEPLHNARYGPRFRAAGVPVAASGAISEAHHLDEAVPELVDAVLVGRAMLRDPYWALRALDAEPLQSWPKQYHRAF